The genomic segment CCGCGGTCGGCAAGGCCGCGGCCATGGGCCAACAGATCATTCACGAGGTGCTGTCGAACGCCCTGTCCGCCGCCGAAATTCTCGGGATCGACGATCCGATCGTCGCTGAGATGCGGGAGAAACTTCCCAGGGTGTCGAACGGGTTGCAGATCGGCCCCGACGGCCGTCTTCTCGAATGGGATCGTCCCTACGACGAACCGGAGAAGGGCCATCGCCACATGAGTCACTTCTATGCGTTTCATCCCGGACAGGCCGTCAACCGCCGTGACCATCCGGATCTCGTCGCGGCGGTGCGGGCGTCCCATGACTTTCGCATGCGGCACGGCGGGGCCGCGACCGGATGGAGCCGGGCCTGGGCCGTCAACTTGGCGGCCCGGTTTGCCGATGCCGAACTCGCCCACGGCCACATCGTCGCCCTGCTCAGCCGGTCGACCTATCCGAACCTCTTCGATGCCCATCCGCCGTTCCAGATCGACGGCAATTTCGGCGCCGCCGCCGGCATCGCCGAGATGCTTCTCCAAAGCCACACCGGGGAGATCGAGTTGCTGCCGGCGCTGCCGAAGGCCTGGCCCTCCGGCCGGGTCACCGGACTGCGCGCCCGCGGCGGCTTCGAGGTCGACATGGCCTGGGACAACGGCCGGCTTGCGGACTACTCAATCCGCCGCATTCCCGGTCTTCCCGCGACGACCGTCAAGGTCCGCATCGACGGCGAAACGCGGGAGATCGAAGTGCCCGCCGGGAACTGAAAGCCGCAGGCGTATGTGTCAACTCATTTAAGCAGGTAACCCTCGCACCATGGACGAGCCCGGGAGGCTTGTCAAGGGTCATGAATGATCAGACGCTTGCAAAGGATCGCGGGAAACGGGTGTTGTTGAACAAAAAAGGCCCGGCCTTCATCATCGATGTGGTCGAGATACATATCCGGAGGGATAGGCTCGGATCCCATATAGAATCCTCTTTTATCGAAGAAATCAATGTAACGTTCATTAGGCAAACCTTCATCCCTACGGTTGATAATCAATTTATTGATGATATATTCGTTTTTCCAGATAAAACAGGGCCCGGATCTGTCTCTCCCGCTGATCCTGGTTATCTTGCCGTCCTGGGTTGTGATATTGAAAGGATCCAGATGGACATCTCTCCGGATCACTCTCAGCAATCGACCCTGAAGGTCATATTCCCTGATCTCGTACTTGTCGGGCAAGCTGAAATAGATGTGACGACCCAGATGGCGGATTGCTTTTCCTGTGGAGATCCCTCCCGGGCCAAGTTCAGGACCATAGGCATAGGAATCCGGGAATTCCCTGATAAACTTGCCTTCCCTAGAATAGAAAAAAGCGAAAACAGATGTTCGTCCCGGACCCCAAGCATTCAACAGGAGACCGGCATCCTCGATGACATCGATATTGCATAAAGTGCTTTGATCCAACTTGAAAAAATCCATGTAGACACCGTCGGTTGAATAGATTTTCAGAGACATGTCTCCCAGGAGATAGATTTTTTCATTCTCTCCTATGGAAAAATCGTAAACGGCTTCGAAATCTTCGGGGCCCTGGCCCCTTCGGCCGATCCGCCATACGAACATTCCGGACCTGTCGTATTTCGAAAGCTTGCGGTCCACTCCATCCCAGACATAAATATTTCCGTTTTTATCGGTTCGCACCTTTGGAAGAACACTGAAAAACATTTCGTTTTCGTCCCCGGACTCCTTCCCGATGGAAAACAGGTCTTGAAAGACCACTCTTCCGGCAGAAACGGCCGATTTTCCCAGCGTCTTGTTTTCTACGATGATGTAGCCGTTTTCCCGGCGGATGGTGTGCCGGTCGTCCTTGCAGGAAAGAAAAGCCGCCAGGCAGATCAATGCGACGAACGGCGCCGGATGATGTTTTCGTTGACTCATGCCGCATATCTCCAAGACTCACCCTTTTGATGTGTCAATCCCAATGAATACCCCATTTCTACCTACCTTTGTTGGGGATCTCTATAAAGGATCACACTTTGATTCAGGGTACTCTTCAACGTGGCACTTAAAGTGGCATGGTGCGATTATTTCGCCTCCTCCTTCGGGGCAGGCAAAAGAACCCCAGCAACCG from the Acidobacteriota bacterium genome contains:
- a CDS encoding 6-bladed beta-propeller translates to MSQRKHHPAPFVALICLAAFLSCKDDRHTIRRENGYIIVENKTLGKSAVSAGRVVFQDLFSIGKESGDENEMFFSVLPKVRTDKNGNIYVWDGVDRKLSKYDRSGMFVWRIGRRGQGPEDFEAVYDFSIGENEKIYLLGDMSLKIYSTDGVYMDFFKLDQSTLCNIDVIEDAGLLLNAWGPGRTSVFAFFYSREGKFIREFPDSYAYGPELGPGGISTGKAIRHLGRHIYFSLPDKYEIREYDLQGRLLRVIRRDVHLDPFNITTQDGKITRISGRDRSGPCFIWKNEYIINKLIINRRDEGLPNERYIDFFDKRGFYMGSEPIPPDMYLDHIDDEGRAFFVQQHPFPAILCKRLIIHDP